The Coregonus clupeaformis isolate EN_2021a unplaced genomic scaffold, ASM2061545v1 scaf0052, whole genome shotgun sequence DNA segment GCCGTGTCCATGTCAGACATCAGACTTTGGTAAGCCCTGATTTACTACTATGCAGATCTGGAGTTACATGGCATGTCTTGATAGCTCACTTTATGCATCTTCTTAATGTGTTTTTCTGAATATATTTTTAATATGAATGAGATGGAATATGTTCTCTAATCTTCAGATGATAACATTGGATAACTTCAGTCCATGATACAAGACTCCATTGAAAGGCTTATTGTGAGGTGCAGCTTTTGTATTGACATTCCACACATTGGGCAAAAATAGATTGCTGAATAACAGTCATTGATTATTTTTGTATTATTCTTTGAATGTCTTCATATCTTGACAGTAATATGTAGTgggacatacactgagtataccaaacattagcaacaccttcctaatattgagtttcacccccttttgccctcagaacagcctcaattctctATAAGGTgtagaaagcgttccacagggatgctggcccttgttgactccaatgcttcccacaattgtgtcgagttggatgtcctttgggtattggaccattcttgatacacacaggaaactgttgagcgtgaaaatccTAGCAccgttgcagtttttgacacaaaccggtgcgcctggcacctactaccataccccgctcaaaggcacttaaaacttttgtcttgcccattcaccctctgaatggcacgcatacacaatccagtctcaattgtctcaaggcttaaacatccttctttaacctgtctcctccccttcatctacactgattgagtggatttaacaagtgacattaataagggatcatagctttcacctggattcacctggtcagtctacgtcatggaaagggcatgttttgtatactctgtgtataATGTGATCAATAATTTTATATCACTTGTAATATCAATAAGATAATGTGATGTTAAAACATACTGGTACGCTAGAAGAGATATGTACATTAACCTATAATGATACATATTGCATTGACGTCCTACTACTTTTCCCTGTAAAAAGTTTAGTGTCAACAAGAAaaagattttacatttacatttaagtcatttagcagactctcttatccagagcgacttacaaattggtccaTTCAACATAAACTTCAACTTAACTTAAGTTAGGGTGgttagccagtgggacaaccaccctaactttttcaatatatatatattttttaaaatattttatctaatgattttttaaaattattataataattttttttttgttttttatggggggtagaaggattactgttatagtattccaggtattctttaaGGAATATACTCAGTTGATATAAAATGTATGAAGTTGTATGAACTTATAATATAATACAACCATTGTGCTACCTAGTTTTTACCTAGTTTTGTTAACTCAACTTGATTTCCTGAGTTGACATACTGTAATTTAAAGATGAAAGGCAGCCTGGTAACGTAAGCTAAGTAAAATCAAATTGAGTTGACAAAACTAGGTAAAATAAAATGTGTTACAACTTCATACAACATCACGTTTTAAGTCATCAGTGTAACTCATTTTCAAAATGAAACACAATGTTTTCAGTTGTATTGCCACGAAGGACTCAATAATTCATTAATCCATAATTTCCACAGGTTGTCTAAGAGCCCATCATCATGTCAGCAGGGAATCACAGCTTTGTGACAGAGTTTGTAATTGTTGGGTTCCCTGGACTTCAGCCAGAGTTCTACGGCCTTGCATCAACTGTATTATTCTTGGTATATTTTGGCACTTTAACAGGAAATGTTGTTATTCTTGTATTGTTGGCAACAGACCGGGATCTCCACAAACCCATGTATTTGATTATTTTAAATCTAGTTGTTTCTGATGTTCTCTTTAGCACCACCACATTACCAAAGATTATTGCCAGGTATTGGTTTGAAGCAGGAGCCATTTCATTCACAGGTTGTTTTGTTCAGATGTACTTAGTGCACTATTTTGGTACTGTAAATTCATACATTCTATTTATAATGGCTTTAGACCGATATGTTTCAATCTGTTTTCCGCTCAAATATCCAATGATTATCCAAAACACCACTATTCATATTCTCAGTGCCACTGCGTGGATTGTTGCGAAAGCCTGTCCATTGATGATGGTAATCAGGGCCTATCCTCTTCCTTACTGTGATTCAAACAAAATCATGCAGTGCTACTGTGATCATATCGCTATAACAACGCTTGCATGCACTGACAGGGCCCTTTATAGTTTTCCTGCTTTTATCTTTGCCATGCTGGCATTACTGGGACCCCTTGCTTTTATTATATTCTCATATTGCTCTATTATTGTGGCAGTTCTTAAGATTGCGAGCACCCAAGGCCGCCTCAAAACCCTTTCtacctgcagtggtcagctgatcaTCATTGCCCTGTATTATCTCCCCAGGTGTTTTATTTATCTGTCTAGCAATATCGGCATTAGACTCAGCACTGATTTACGTATTGTTATTATCATGTTGTATAGCCTGCTCCCTCCTATGATCAATCCACTGATATACTGTTTCAAGACAAAAGATATAAAACAAAGCTTAATGAAAAGATTCAAGAAGTCAACTGCTCCAAAAAAAGAGAATGTCTTTGCTTTAAGCcaatgattaaattatttttaatCAGAAATGGAGTTTTGTTATTATGTTTAGAAATACTTGTCCCGACAACAATATTAACTGAGTATCATATCCTGACTTCAAATCCTAAATTGACATATAAGGCCCTAACTCTGTGTAAGAGCAGCGAACACCTTGTTAGATTGACACAGATGTAGCATGTTGTGATGGgtgagttgaaggagtcaggcgcaggagggtaaatcacagaataacaggatttattccggaaaacagagttacgcagtaaagcgtcaaaacagtccagtgtgcaaaacaggcgcactggaaccaacaaggcacacagggaaaacaaccctgcgatacaaaatacaaggagctccaccgagcttcactctcctcacaataaacaatcacacacaaagacaagggggcagagggaacacttatgtaatgaacaagacaaaagcaatggaatgatgaaatgaggagcggcagtggctagaaggccggtgacgatgaacgccgaagcatacccgaacaaggagaggtggcagcttcggagtgTCACAgtgcgacggtgaaatgcggtaggcgaagtcaaacgcaggacacagagcttactggaaatgtactttactcgaaagtaaccagagtagAAAAACAATCTCCAACACAAGGAGGataaacaacccgcacacgaaacactgccgatgacgaatacaataacacacaacacacaatgaacgacagagggttaaatagggaatacaatacaacataatggggaacaggtgtacacaatcaggacaaaacaagtcaaacaccgaaacatagatcggtggcagctagtaatccggggacgacgaacgccgaagcctgcccgagcaaggaggaggagcagcctcggctaattcggtgacagtaccccccccttgacgcgcggctccagccgtgcgccgaccccggcctcggggacggccaggaggacgcggagcagggcgagttggaTGACTCcagtggaagtccctcaacatggagggatctagaatgtccctcctggggacccagcacctttcctccggaccgtacccctcccactccacgagatactgcaggccccccgtccgacgcctcgaatccaagatggaacggactgagcacgccggagccccctcgatgtccaacgggggcggaggagtctctcgtacctcactctcctggagtggaccagccaccaccggcctgaggagagacacatggaacgagggattaatgcgataattaatgggcagttgtaacctataacatacctcgttcaatctcctcaggactttaaagggccccacaaaccaccgacccagcttccggcagggcaggcgaaggggcaggtttcgggtcgagagccagacccggtctcccggtgcatacaccggagcctcactgcggtggcgatcggtgTTCGCAttttgccgcctgatggcccgctgcaggcgtacatgggcagtgttccaggtctcttccgagcgccgaaaccactcgtccaccgcaggggcttcggtctggctctgatgccaaggtgccagaaccggctgataacctaacacacactggaaaggcgtaaggttagtggacgaatggcggagggagttttgggccatctctgcccagggaatatatcccgaccactcctcttgccggtcctggcaatatgacctcagaaacctacccacatcctggttaactctctcaacctgcccattactctcggggtgaaaacctgaggtaaggctaatcgagacccccagacgttccataaatgccctccagactctagaggtgaactggggaccccgatcagacactatatcctcaggcaccccatagtgccatAAGGCGTGtataaacagggcctcagcagtttgtagggcagtagggagacctggcaggggaatgagacggcaggctttagaaaaccgatccacaacgaccaagatcgtagtgttcccctgggaggggggaaggtcgtgACAAAATcaaccgataggtgagaccacggccgttgtggaacgggtaggggttgtaacttccccctgggcaggtgtctaggtgccttacactgggcacacaccgagcaggaggaaacataaaccctcacgtccttagctaaggttggccaccagtacttctcactaaggcagtgcactgtccgaccaatacccggatgaccagaggagggtgacgtgtgagcccagtatatcaaacgatcgcgaacctcgagcggcacgtacctccgaccctctggacactttggaggagtagggtcggaacgtaacgccgctcgatttccgcatccacctcccacaccaccggtgccactaaacaagactccgggagtatgggagtgggctcaatggacctctcctctgtgtcatatagtcgggacagggcgtctgccttagcgttctgggaccctggtctataggtgagcttaaatacaaagcgggaaagaaacattgaccaccttgcctggcaaggattcagcctcctcgctgcccggatgtactccaggttacgatggtcagtcagaatgagaaaagggtgtttagccccctcaagccaatgtctccacactttcagggcttgaaccaaagccagcagctccctatcccccacgtcataattgcgctctgccggactgagcttcttagaatagaaagcacaggggcggagtttaggtggcgtacccgagcgctgagacagcacagcgccgatcccagcctcagaagcgtccacctccacctggaatgccaaagagggatccggatgcgccagcaccggagccgaggtaaacaggtccttcagacgtttaaacgccctgtccgcctcagctgaccactgcaggcacaccggacccccctttagcagagaggtgatgggagctgctacctgtccaaagccccggataaacctctggtagtaattggcaaaacccaagaagcgctgcacctcctttaccgtggtgggagtctgccaattacgcacggcagaaacgcggtcaatctccatctctacccctgacgcggacaaccgatgtcccaggaaggagatggactcctggaagaacagacatttctccgccttcgcatacaggtcattctccaacagtctaccaagcacttgacgcaccagggacacatgctcgg contains these protein-coding regions:
- the LOC123483245 gene encoding olfactory receptor 2AT4-like, which translates into the protein MSAGNHSFVTEFVIVGFPGLQPEFYGLASTVLFLVYFGTLTGNVVILVLLATDRDLHKPMYLIILNLVVSDVLFSTTTLPKIIARYWFEAGAISFTGCFVQMYLVHYFGTVNSYILFIMALDRYVSICFPLKYPMIIQNTTIHILSATAWIVAKACPLMMVIRAYPLPYCDSNKIMQCYCDHIAITTLACTDRALYSFPAFIFAMLALLGPLAFIIFSYCSIIVAVLKIASTQGRLKTLSTCSGQLIIIALYYLPRCFIYLSSNIGIRLSTDLRIVIIMLYSLLPPMINPLIYCFKTKDIKQSLMKRFKKSTAPKKENVFALSQ